One segment of Drosophila mauritiana strain mau12 chromosome 3R, ASM438214v1, whole genome shotgun sequence DNA contains the following:
- the LOC117144028 gene encoding protein VAC14 homolog, whose amino-acid sequence MEPPYAPLSESCAKALGDKVYEKRKVASQEIEKMVTEFNNKNNSAQIRKLIEVLATDYATSRDANRRKGALIGLAAMGLGLGKDAGKYVQGLVTPIMTCLSDPDIRVRYFACESLYNVVKVARSAIIPFFPELFAALSRLVTDSDQMVKDGSELLDRLLKDIVTESSQTFNLQAFIPLLREHIYVKDAFARQYVISWISILNAVPDINMVNYLTEILDGLFVMLEDNTLEIQRMCETTISQFLKSIRNDSSSVRMEDTINTLITHAQSPNELIKSIAITWIREFVQIFGPNVLPYASGIFTAILPCLEYNVESKRSIKECAVSVNNSMMLLVSTKELKTETVAKIDLRSIMDVLSQYLTHNSMHTKIAVLKWIHHLFTNFPNEMSVHARNLNTNLLSTLADNSDEVVLQSLSVLAEIVNSQESRELNDFNKSHYREFLLSLLNLFSEEKLILENRASLIIRKLCVLLNAEYIYRTFAEIIAEGVPNLKFASTVVRLLNMILLTSTELFELRTSLRNISNEKSADLFQCLYKSWAHCPVSTLSLCLLTQSYQHVSRLVTLFADVEITLELLTELDKLVQLIESPIFAPLRLTLVSKANNCADAQYLAHALFGILMLLPQTEAFDTLRNRLQCVPNYWGHDPVDERNSLEYKSGIDFDALEQHFIKLQKAHREQRIVHRKRSVITPESN is encoded by the exons ATGGAACCGCCATACGCCCCGCTTAGTGAGTCCTGCGCCAAGGCGTTGGGCGACAAGGTGTACGAGAAACGTAAGGTGGCCTCGCAGGAGATCGAGAA AATGGTCACGGAattcaacaacaaaaacaactctGCCCAGATCCGCAAGCTGATCGAAGTGCTGGCCACGGATTATGCGACATCACGGGACGCAAACCGAAGGAAAGGAGCGCTTATCGGTCTGGCAGCCATGGGTTTAGGGCTGGGCAAG GATGCGGGCAAGTACGTCCAGGGCCTGGTGACGCCCATCATGACCTGCCTGTCGGATCCGGATATCCGTGTGCGTTACTTCGCCTGCGAGTCCCTGTACAACGTAGTGAAGGTGGCCCGCTCTGCGATCATTCCCTTCTTCCCGGAGCTTTTCGCCGCACTATCACGACTCGTGACTGATTCCGATCAAATGGTCAAGGACGGCAGCGAATTGCTGGATCGCCTGCTGAAG GATATTGTCACGGAATCGTCGCAAACATTCAATCTGCAGGCGTTCATTCCTTTGCTGAGAGAGCACATCTATGTGAAGGATGCGTTTGCCCGTCAGTATGTGATCTCATGGATATCGATCCTAAATGCCGTACCGGATATTAACATGGTCAACTATTTGACCGAGATTTTGGACGGACTCTTCGTCATGCTCGAGGACAATACGCTTGAGATCCAGCGCATGTGCGAGACCACAATTAGCCAGTTCCTGAAGTCCATAAGGAACGACTCGTCATCCGTGCGTATGGAGGATACTATCAATACACTTATAACGCACGCACAATCGCCCAATGAGCTCATCAAGTCCATTGCGATCACCTGGATACGGGAGTTTGTCCAAATATTTGGCCCCAATGTGCTGCCGTATGCTAGTGGCATATTCACGGCGATATTGCCGTGTCTGGAATACAATGTGGAATCGAAGAGAA GTATTAAAGAGTGCGCCGTGTCTGTTAACAACTCGATGATGTTGCTCGTTTCGACCAAGGAGCTGAAAACGGAGACAGTGGCCAAGATTGATTTGCGTTCGATTATGGACGTTCTTTCACAGTATCTCACGCACAATTCGATGCACACAAAGATCGCAGTTCTAAAATGGATCCACCATCTATTCACCAACTTTCCAAACGAAATGTCCGTGCATGCGAGAAACCTGAACACTAATCTATTGTCAACTTTGGCCGACAACTCGGATGAGGTAGTCCTTCAAAGCCTGTCCGTTTTGGCGGAAATCGTAAATTCTCAAGAGAGCAGGG AGCTCAACGATTTTAACAAATCGCACTATCGCGAGTTTTTGTTGAGTTTATTGAACCTTTTCAGCGAGGAGAAACTTATACTGGAGAACAGAGCCAGCCTTATTATTAG AAAACTCTGTGTGCTGCTGAATGCGGAATACATTTACCGCACCTTTGCCGAAATAATTGCGGAGGGCGTGCCCAACTTGAAGTTTGCTTCGACGGTTGTGCGCCTGCTGAACATGATTCTACTAACCTCAACGGAGCTATTCGAATTGCGTACGAGCCTGCGAAATATATCCAACGAGAAGTCAGCGGATCTCTTTCAATGCCTCTACAAGAGCTGGGCCCACTGTCCAGTGTCCACACTTTCCCTGTGCCTGCTTACCCAGAGCTACCAGCATGTGTCCCGCTTGGTTACGCTATT TGCCGATGTTGAAATCACTTTGGAGCTGCTGACCGAGCTGGACAAACTGGTTCAGTTGATAGAGTCTCCCATATTCGCTCCATTGCGTCTTACGCTTGTTTCCAAAGCGAATAACTGCGCGGATGCACAGTACTTGGCTCATGCCCTGTTTGGCATCctgatgctgctgccgcaGACGGAAGCCTTTGACACGCTTCGGAATCGTTTGCAATGCGTGCCCAACTACTGGGGTCACGATCCTGT GGATGAACGCAACTCACTGGAGTACAAAAGTGGTATTGATTTCGATGCCTTGGAACAACATTTCATTAAATTGCAGAAAGCCCACCGCGAGCAGCGTATTGTGCACCGGAAGCGGAGTGTAATAACTCCTGAAAGCAACTAG